A stretch of Sulfurimonas autotrophica DSM 16294 DNA encodes these proteins:
- a CDS encoding dUTP diphosphatase, which produces MDNKILLMLQLQNQLNDATNGENWTKGVTKNGKTINWKRCIYMECAEMVDSFGWKHWKSIDVEPDWQNHQIEVIDVWHFIMSLAIEVYERNLKGGIEDIAIDISALESLSNIQTDTLKFASQEDVIEKVENLIRIAVSKDEIDLGELVSEFFDLVSMSGLNLDTLYRLYVGKNILNQFRQDHGYKEGTYIKVWNGDEDNVVMKKIWEENSDITPDILYKKLEKAYLALTKS; this is translated from the coding sequence ATGGATAATAAAATTTTGTTAATGTTACAGCTGCAAAATCAGCTCAATGATGCAACCAATGGCGAAAATTGGACAAAAGGCGTGACAAAAAATGGAAAAACAATTAACTGGAAACGCTGTATATATATGGAGTGTGCAGAAATGGTGGACAGTTTTGGCTGGAAACATTGGAAAAGCATAGATGTAGAGCCTGATTGGCAAAATCATCAGATTGAAGTCATTGATGTCTGGCATTTTATAATGAGTTTGGCAATTGAGGTGTATGAAAGAAATTTAAAAGGTGGTATTGAAGATATAGCTATAGATATTTCAGCCCTGGAATCATTAAGTAATATCCAAACTGATACATTAAAATTTGCATCACAAGAAGATGTAATTGAAAAAGTGGAAAATCTTATACGAATTGCTGTATCAAAAGATGAAATTGATTTGGGTGAATTGGTATCGGAATTTTTTGATTTAGTCAGTATGAGCGGCTTGAACTTAGATACACTTTATCGTCTATATGTAGGAAAAAATATTTTAAATCAGTTTCGTCAAGATCATGGATACAAAGAAGGGACCTATATTAAGGTCTGGAACGGCGATGAAGATAACGTAGTTATGAAAAAAATCTGGGAAGAAAACAGTGATATTACACCAGATATTTTGTATAAAAAATTAGAAAAAGCCTATCTTGCATTAACTAAGAGTTGA
- the crcB gene encoding fluoride efflux transporter CrcB encodes MSWQTILAIGSGGFIGAILRSYINGLISHRVPHELPFGTLGVNLIGSFIMGCLVAYFMYSTLLTPHMKSFLSTGILGALTTYSTFAIESFLLLEGGSIALGLMNMALNVFGTVFMAGSGYYLINHFFKS; translated from the coding sequence ATGAGTTGGCAAACAATACTCGCAATAGGTAGCGGCGGATTTATCGGAGCAATTTTACGCTCATATATTAATGGTCTGATTTCTCATAGAGTACCGCATGAACTTCCATTCGGTACACTTGGTGTAAATCTGATAGGAAGCTTTATAATGGGTTGTCTTGTAGCCTATTTTATGTACTCAACTCTATTGACTCCGCATATGAAATCTTTTCTATCAACAGGAATTTTAGGAGCATTAACAACCTACTCTACTTTTGCGATAGAAAGTTTTTTACTTCTAGAGGGCGGCAGTATTGCACTGGGTCTTATGAATATGGCACTAAATGTTTTTGGTACAGTGTTTATGGCTGGAAGCGGCTATTATCTGATCAATCACTTTTTTAAATCTTAA
- a CDS encoding uracil-DNA glycosylase encodes MKRINCRKCDYYYVTWEASKPHGCKAYGFKSAQIPSIVVFNSSGAECSLFKPKQMSK; translated from the coding sequence ATGAAAAGAATTAATTGTAGAAAATGTGACTATTATTATGTAACATGGGAAGCATCCAAACCGCATGGGTGTAAGGCTTACGGATTCAAGTCAGCACAAATTCCTTCTATAGTCGTTTTTAACAGCAGCGGAGCTGAATGCTCTTTGTTTAAGCCAAAGCAGATGAGTAAATAA
- a CDS encoding pyridoxamine 5'-phosphate oxidase family protein — protein MSKDLAKISTFIAKHHVMSLATTDTKKPNVCSLFYAYDESKLSFVVASSVDTLHVKNILQNSAVAGNIFLETQEIGKIEGLQFEGTMTLLNESNLKKFYFKRFPYALAMMPKLWQIKVDYFKLTDNRLGFGKKIIYSSALA, from the coding sequence ATGAGTAAAGATTTAGCAAAAATATCAACTTTTATTGCCAAGCATCATGTGATGAGTTTGGCAACAACAGATACGAAAAAACCTAATGTTTGCAGCCTGTTTTATGCATATGATGAGTCTAAGCTTTCTTTTGTGGTGGCAAGCAGTGTTGATACTTTACATGTAAAAAATATATTACAAAATTCTGCAGTTGCCGGAAATATTTTTCTCGAAACACAAGAGATAGGAAAAATTGAGGGATTGCAGTTTGAGGGAACAATGACACTGCTCAATGAGAGTAATTTAAAAAAATTCTATTTTAAAAGATTTCCATATGCGTTGGCGATGATGCCAAAACTATGGCAGATAAAAGTTGATTATTTTAAACTAACTGATAACAGACTGGGTTTTGGAAAAAAAATTATTTACTCATCTGCTTTGGCTTAA
- the purS gene encoding phosphoribosylformylglycinamidine synthase subunit PurS, whose protein sequence is MKAIVNVFLKAGVLDSQGKAVHHALSSLQFNNVEDVRVGKQIVLQLTETNKEKAMADVTKMCEELLANTVIEDYTIELV, encoded by the coding sequence ATGAAAGCAATAGTAAATGTATTTTTAAAAGCAGGCGTATTAGATTCTCAAGGTAAAGCAGTTCATCATGCACTTAGTTCTCTTCAATTTAACAATGTAGAAGATGTCCGTGTTGGAAAGCAAATCGTACTTCAACTCACTGAAACAAATAAAGAAAAAGCAATGGCTGATGTTACAAAAATGTGTGAAGAACTTTTAGCAAATACCGTAATTGAAGACTATACTATAGAGCTTGTATAA
- the purQ gene encoding phosphoribosylformylglycinamidine synthase subunit PurQ, with translation MKVSILQFPGTNCEYDTQYAFEKLGAQTEIIWHKSTTIPADTDLLVVAGGFSYGDYLRSGAIAKFSPVMSAVKEYADKGGKVLGICNGFQVLTEARLLPGALKRNEGLHFISKHHHLKVENNENIFLEKLNTGDVVNIPIAHHDGNYYIDDEGLKELEANGQILLKYTDASGEIKNPNGSVASIAGVCNKEKNIFGLMPHPERAMESLLGSDDGIKMLQGFLAS, from the coding sequence ATGAAAGTTTCTATTTTACAATTTCCTGGAACAAACTGTGAATACGACACACAGTATGCTTTTGAAAAACTAGGTGCACAAACTGAAATAATCTGGCACAAATCTACTACTATTCCTGCAGACACTGACCTTTTAGTGGTTGCGGGAGGATTTTCATATGGTGATTACCTTAGAAGCGGTGCTATTGCAAAATTTTCTCCGGTGATGTCTGCTGTTAAAGAATACGCAGACAAAGGTGGAAAAGTATTAGGTATTTGTAACGGGTTTCAAGTTTTAACAGAAGCAAGACTGCTTCCGGGCGCACTTAAACGTAATGAAGGACTGCACTTCATCTCCAAACACCATCATTTAAAAGTAGAAAATAATGAAAACATTTTTTTAGAAAAATTAAATACAGGTGATGTTGTCAATATTCCGATTGCACACCATGACGGGAATTACTACATCGATGATGAGGGCTTGAAAGAGCTTGAAGCCAATGGACAAATTCTTCTCAAGTACACAGATGCAAGCGGTGAAATTAAAAATCCCAATGGCAGTGTTGCAAGTATTGCAGGTGTTTGCAACAAAGAAAAAAATATTTTTGGTCTCATGCCACATCCAGAGCGTGCTATGGAATCACTTTTAGGAAGTGATGACGGAATAAAAATGCTTCAAGGTTTTTTAGCGTCGTGA
- a CDS encoding lysophospholipid acyltransferase family protein, which yields MKILAHISWAYATLIIFTGLTFSIIMYPILPRPYARKISAWFIRLSTLFSTTIEGNEDPDAQMFLVNHQSDLDICVIETITNKDITWVAKKSLFEVPFFGLAMSMPEDIEVERESKTSLIKLLRAAKDRLKKKRIITMFPEGTRSRGAKMLPFKSGAKVIADQYKLKVQPIVLIETAKCYDIKRFYYVPRNIKVIFLDSFIADKDDQNWLSGLREKMQKVYDHELANNTRNR from the coding sequence ATGAAGATACTTGCTCATATTAGCTGGGCCTATGCCACGCTTATAATATTTACCGGGCTTACTTTTTCCATAATTATGTACCCCATTTTGCCCCGACCATATGCCAGAAAAATTTCAGCATGGTTTATAAGACTAAGTACACTTTTTTCTACAACAATTGAAGGAAATGAAGACCCTGATGCACAAATGTTTTTAGTGAATCATCAAAGTGATTTGGACATCTGCGTTATAGAAACCATAACAAATAAAGATATTACCTGGGTTGCCAAAAAATCACTCTTTGAAGTGCCATTTTTCGGACTTGCAATGAGTATGCCAGAAGATATAGAAGTAGAAAGAGAGAGCAAGACATCTTTAATCAAGCTTCTTCGTGCGGCAAAAGACAGACTCAAGAAGAAAAGAATCATAACAATGTTTCCAGAGGGTACCCGTTCTCGAGGTGCAAAAATGTTACCGTTTAAATCGGGAGCAAAGGTTATAGCTGATCAGTATAAGCTCAAAGTACAACCTATTGTCCTTATAGAGACTGCCAAATGTTATGATATTAAACGTTTCTATTATGTACCAAGAAACATAAAAGTTATATTTTTAGACTCATTTATCGCAGATAAAGATGACCAAAATTGGTTAAGTGGACTAAGAGAAAAGATGCAAAAGGTGTATGATCATGAGTTGGCAAACAATACTCGCAATAGGTAG
- a CDS encoding ATP-binding cassette domain-containing protein, which translates to MKHNVLEVKNLTFGYKKEKLLFENFSVFLKQGELKAIVGDSGAGKSTFFELILGNLKPQSGSIKISRVAEIFQDPYSSFHPSYTLLHQIKDVAPLHKLESLLENMNLEYNLLLKLPHELSGGQLQRASIVRAMLMQPQLLLLDEPTSALDNVIQLEVMKMLIKNLDSMGMLLITHDMDLASWCADEIIKI; encoded by the coding sequence TTGAAGCATAATGTATTGGAGGTAAAAAATTTAACTTTTGGCTACAAAAAAGAAAAATTGCTTTTTGAAAATTTTTCTGTTTTCTTAAAACAAGGTGAGTTAAAAGCTATAGTCGGAGATAGTGGGGCAGGAAAAAGTACATTTTTTGAGCTTATACTTGGGAATTTAAAACCGCAAAGCGGCAGTATCAAAATATCGCGAGTAGCTGAAATTTTTCAAGACCCTTACAGCTCTTTTCATCCAAGTTATACATTACTACATCAAATTAAAGATGTAGCACCCTTACATAAATTAGAATCTCTTTTAGAGAATATGAACTTAGAATATAATTTACTCTTAAAACTTCCACATGAACTCTCAGGTGGGCAGCTCCAACGTGCATCTATTGTCAGAGCTATGCTCATGCAGCCTCAACTTCTTTTACTGGATGAACCGACATCAGCACTTGACAATGTGATTCAACTTGAAGTGATGAAGATGCTTATAAAAAATTTGGATTCTATGGGGATGCTGCTTATTACTCATGATATGGATTTGGCATCATGGTGTGCGGATGAAATTATTAAGATTTAA